A genomic region of Brevibacillus sp. JNUCC-41 contains the following coding sequences:
- the mazG gene encoding nucleoside triphosphate pyrophosphohydrolase: protein MNEITIIGLGAGDLDQLPLGIYKKLIQTEQCFVRTIDHPVIRDLKKEGINFTAFDGIYEKHDQFEAVYEEIAGTLLQEASNRSVLYVVPGHPMVAEKTVQLLLEKGPALGIAIKLEGGQSFLDPLFQAVRIDPIEGFQLLDGTALSPDDLHIAQHMIIGQVYDAFSASNVKLTLMEKLPDDYEVYIVTAAGSSQEKVTKCALFELDRQMELSNLTSVYVPPVSEEALRYREFSKLRQVISELRGPDGCPWDKKQTHESLKKYLIEEAYELIDSIDEEDDEGMIGELGDVLLQVMLHSQIGEDEGMFTIDDVIEGITAKMIRRHPHVFGDVKVNGEEDVLVNWQKIKEDEKGSETKTPKSILDGIEKSLPNLLRAEEYQKRAAKVGFDWDEVSEAWKKVKEEVQELEEEILSPNRDVERIKSELGDLFFALVNISRYYDIQAEEAVYKANRKFHQRFTYIEECIQRADKKFEDYTLEELDSYWDEAKTKGL, encoded by the coding sequence ATGAATGAGATTACGATAATAGGCCTTGGTGCAGGGGATTTAGATCAGCTTCCGCTAGGTATTTATAAAAAATTGATTCAAACGGAACAATGTTTCGTCAGAACGATCGATCATCCGGTAATAAGGGATTTGAAAAAGGAAGGGATAAATTTCACGGCGTTTGACGGGATATATGAAAAGCACGACCAATTTGAAGCTGTATATGAAGAAATTGCCGGAACATTATTACAAGAGGCTTCAAACCGTTCCGTTCTATACGTAGTTCCGGGGCATCCCATGGTTGCGGAAAAAACGGTGCAGCTTTTGCTTGAAAAGGGTCCGGCTCTTGGAATAGCCATTAAGTTGGAAGGCGGGCAAAGTTTCCTTGATCCCTTGTTTCAGGCTGTTAGAATCGATCCGATTGAAGGGTTTCAGCTATTGGATGGAACAGCTCTTTCACCAGATGATTTGCACATTGCCCAGCATATGATAATCGGACAGGTGTATGACGCATTCAGTGCATCCAATGTGAAGCTGACCTTAATGGAAAAGCTACCGGATGATTACGAGGTTTATATTGTTACAGCGGCAGGAAGCAGTCAGGAAAAAGTGACAAAATGCGCCCTCTTCGAACTCGACCGTCAGATGGAGTTAAGTAACTTGACGAGTGTTTATGTCCCGCCTGTTAGCGAAGAAGCTTTACGATATAGGGAGTTCTCTAAGCTGCGGCAGGTCATTTCAGAACTTAGAGGTCCTGACGGATGTCCTTGGGATAAGAAACAAACTCATGAAAGCTTGAAGAAATATCTAATAGAAGAGGCATATGAGCTGATTGATTCCATCGATGAAGAGGACGACGAGGGCATGATTGGTGAACTTGGGGATGTCCTTCTTCAGGTGATGCTTCATTCACAAATTGGTGAAGATGAGGGCATGTTCACGATAGATGATGTGATTGAAGGCATTACGGCAAAAATGATTCGACGCCACCCTCATGTATTCGGAGATGTTAAAGTGAACGGTGAGGAAGATGTATTAGTGAACTGGCAGAAAATCAAAGAAGATGAAAAAGGGAGCGAAACAAAAACTCCGAAATCCATACTGGATGGTATTGAGAAATCGCTGCCAAACTTACTACGGGCCGAAGAGTATCAAAAAAGGGCTGCCAAGGTTGGATTTGATTGGGATGAGGTTTCCGAAGCCTGGAAAAAGGTCAAGGAAGAAGTACAGGAATTGGAAGAGGAAATATTAAGCCCGAACAGGGATGTCGAAAGAATAAAATCAGAGCTGGGCGACCTCTTTTTTGCGCTTGTCAACATTTCACGTTATTATGACATACAAGCGGAAGAAGCCGTCTACAAAGCAAACCGGAAATTCCACCAGCGTTTTACATATATAGAAGAGTGCATTCAAAGGGCAGACAAAAAATTTGAGGATTATACATTGGAAGAACTGGATTCATATTGGGATGAAGCAAAAACTAAAGGACTTTAA
- the spoVT gene encoding stage V sporulation protein T → MKATGIVRRIDDLGRVVIPKEIRRTLRIREGDPLEIFVDRDGEVILKKYSPISELGDFAREYAEALYDSLGNPVMICDRDTYIAVAGGSKKEYLNKSVSDLVEKIMEERNPVLESPNGQISFVDSNDEDVQSYTAAPIIASGDPIGAVLIFSKDSTIGEVEQKSVETAASFLARQMEQ, encoded by the coding sequence ATGAAAGCAACTGGTATCGTTCGCCGAATTGATGATTTAGGAAGAGTCGTCATCCCGAAAGAAATTCGCAGGACCCTCCGTATTCGTGAAGGAGATCCACTGGAAATATTTGTGGATAGGGATGGAGAAGTCATCCTAAAGAAATACTCTCCTATCAGTGAATTAGGCGATTTTGCAAGGGAATATGCAGAAGCACTTTATGATAGCCTTGGAAACCCAGTTATGATTTGTGACAGGGATACTTACATTGCAGTGGCAGGCGGCTCCAAAAAAGAATACTTAAATAAAAGTGTTAGTGACCTGGTGGAAAAAATCATGGAAGAAAGAAATCCTGTCCTGGAGTCTCCAAACGGACAAATTTCATTCGTTGACTCCAATGATGAAGATGTCCAATCTTATACGGCAGCTCCGATCATTGCGAGTGGCGACCCGATTGGTGCCGTCTTGATTTTCTCTAAAGATAGTACCATTGGTGAAGTGGAACAGAAATCGGTTGAAACAGCAGCAAGTTTCCTAGCTAGACAAATGGAACAGTAA
- the yabQ gene encoding spore cortex biosynthesis protein YabQ, which translates to MNLTIQFYTLLAMIGMGSGFGAALDTYSRFLNRSERKRWVVFIHDFLFWIIQGLLIFYVLFLVNEGEFRLYLFLALLCGFSAYQALFKGFYQRSLEFLIILVIKLARFITNSVHMLIFLPIKWVLVSVLAIIIGISKFVLAFLKWAGKILLFILTIFWRPVKWILTYIWNLLPVFVTKNVGKFYNKGKGILLKIKNSIFRTLNGWRNKKK; encoded by the coding sequence ATGAACTTAACGATCCAATTTTATACGTTGCTTGCGATGATAGGCATGGGCAGTGGCTTTGGAGCTGCCCTGGATACGTATAGCCGGTTCCTGAATCGTTCAGAAAGGAAAAGGTGGGTTGTATTCATCCATGACTTCCTTTTCTGGATCATTCAGGGTCTCCTTATTTTTTATGTTTTGTTTTTAGTGAATGAGGGGGAGTTTCGCCTCTATTTATTTTTGGCCTTATTATGCGGTTTTTCAGCTTATCAAGCACTTTTCAAAGGTTTCTATCAACGTTCTTTAGAGTTTTTGATAATACTTGTGATAAAGTTGGCGAGATTTATAACGAATTCGGTTCACATGCTGATATTTCTACCGATAAAATGGGTATTAGTATCTGTATTGGCCATCATCATCGGGATAAGTAAGTTCGTTTTGGCATTTTTAAAATGGGCGGGAAAAATACTTCTCTTTATTTTGACTATATTCTGGAGACCAGTAAAATGGATTCTGACTTATATATGGAATTTATTGCCGGTTTTTGTTACGAAAAACGTCGGGAAGTTTTATAATAAAGGAAAAGGGATTTTATTGAAAATCAAGAATTCTATATTTAGAACGCTAAATGGATGGAGAAATAAAAAGAAATGA
- a CDS encoding RNA-binding S4 domain-containing protein, whose translation MRLDKFLKVSRLIKRRTLAKEVADKGRITINGQQAKASSNVKDGDELTVRFGQKLVTVRVDKIQETTKKEAAADMYTIVKEEKLAEE comes from the coding sequence ATGAGATTGGATAAATTCCTAAAAGTTTCAAGGTTGATTAAGCGCCGCACACTTGCCAAGGAGGTTGCGGATAAAGGGAGAATCACGATTAACGGACAACAGGCCAAAGCAAGTTCGAATGTGAAAGATGGCGATGAGTTGACTGTAAGGTTCGGTCAAAAGCTTGTTACGGTACGCGTCGATAAAATTCAAGAAACGACGAAAAAAGAAGCCGCTGCAGATATGTATACCATCGTAAAGGAAGAAAAGCTAGCAGAGGAGTAA
- the mfd gene encoding transcription-repair coupling factor yields the protein MNGLQNLFSKQDDVHSLIAGIDEGLKEQIVSGLTGSSRSLLLASVYEKTNRPILLVTHNLLQAQKFHEDLSSFIPEEELYIYPANELIAADLSVASPELRAQRVEALNFWAEGKKGIVIAPIPGVRRVLPPKDIWKRHQLIFTLGEDIELEPTLSKFIAMGYNRSEMVASPGEFSIRGGIIDIYPITEPNPIRIELFDTEIDSIRTFSSEDQRSIEKLKKVTIGPVSEALLETEHIERIITRLESGLSKSLKKLKDEKTKEQLVQTISYELEQLKMGNIPDKIFKYLSLAYEDPASLIDYLPVNGLVFLDEISRIQEINDSLEKEEAGWYTDLLSQGQIIHDIKLAHPMQELIMKSSRPFVYLSLFLRHVPHTNPQNILNFASKQMQNFHGQMNVFKAELERWKKGKYTVVILGQDEERVKKLHSVLADYDIEAAELFNADSILPGKVQILRGSLNSGFELPMQKFSIITETELFNKKSKKSIRRQKLSNAERIKSYSELKIGDYVVHVNHGIGKYLGIETLTINGVHKDYLNIRYQADDKLYVPVDQIDLVQKYVGSEGKEPKLYKLGGTEWKRVKSKVQSSVENIADDLIKLYAEREAAKGYAFSPDGDMQREFETSFAYNETEDQLRSIVEIKKDMERERPMDRLLCGDVGYGKTEVAIRAAFKAIMDGKQVAFLVPTTILAQQHYETLRERFQDYPISIGLMSRFRTKKQQTETIKGLKAGTVDIVVGTHRILSKDIVYRDLGLLIIDEEQRFGVTHKEKIKRLKTNVDVLTLTATPIPRTLHMSMLGVRDLSVIETPPENRFPIQTYVMEYNGSLVTEAIERELARDGQVYFLYNRVEDIARKAEEISMLVPDARVTYAHGQMTEQELEAVMFGFLEGEYDVLVSTTIIETGVDIPNVNTLIVNEADRMGLSQLYQLRGRVGRSNRVAYAFFTYRKDKVLTEVAEKRLQSIKEFTELGSGFKIAMRDLSIRGAGNILGAQQHGFIDSVGFDLYSQMLKEAVDAKRNDQPAEEKNTLEIDVEVDAYIPDAYIMDGHQKIEMYKRFRGIASLEEVEELQDEMIDRFGEYPEEVSYLFMIAEMKVYAEKAGIESIKQLKQEISILLREKVSSDVDGQKVFELGSKYGRMVGFGMDGNRMKLVLHIKGVEQSKWLNILFEMTKGLQYVKKETQATKN from the coding sequence ATGAATGGATTGCAGAACTTGTTCTCCAAACAAGATGATGTTCATTCGTTAATAGCCGGCATCGATGAAGGACTTAAGGAGCAGATCGTCTCTGGTCTCACAGGTTCCTCGAGGTCTCTATTGCTGGCTTCCGTATATGAAAAGACGAATAGGCCTATTTTATTGGTTACCCATAATTTATTGCAAGCACAAAAATTCCATGAGGACTTATCCAGTTTCATTCCCGAGGAAGAATTATATATATATCCAGCCAATGAATTGATTGCGGCTGATTTGAGTGTTGCCAGCCCGGAATTAAGGGCCCAACGTGTAGAGGCATTGAACTTTTGGGCGGAGGGAAAGAAAGGGATCGTCATTGCGCCAATTCCCGGGGTGCGTCGCGTGCTTCCTCCGAAGGATATTTGGAAGAGACATCAGCTTATCTTTACTTTAGGGGAAGACATCGAGCTTGAACCAACGCTTAGTAAATTCATTGCCATGGGTTATAACCGGTCTGAAATGGTTGCTTCTCCAGGTGAATTCAGTATCAGGGGCGGTATAATCGATATTTATCCGATCACCGAACCCAATCCAATACGAATTGAATTATTCGATACCGAAATAGATTCAATAAGGACCTTTTCAAGCGAAGATCAGCGATCCATCGAGAAACTCAAGAAAGTGACGATTGGTCCCGTCAGTGAGGCTTTGCTAGAGACGGAGCATATCGAAAGAATCATAACAAGGCTCGAGAGCGGATTAAGTAAAAGCTTGAAGAAACTTAAAGACGAGAAAACCAAGGAACAGCTGGTTCAAACGATCAGTTATGAACTTGAACAGCTGAAAATGGGGAATATACCCGACAAAATCTTTAAATACTTAAGTTTAGCGTATGAAGATCCAGCTAGTTTAATAGATTATTTACCGGTAAATGGTTTGGTTTTCTTGGATGAAATCAGTAGAATCCAGGAAATCAATGATTCTTTGGAAAAAGAAGAGGCTGGGTGGTACACGGATCTTTTAAGTCAGGGACAAATTATCCATGACATCAAATTGGCTCATCCGATGCAGGAATTAATCATGAAATCCAGCAGGCCGTTTGTATACCTTTCATTGTTTTTACGGCATGTACCGCATACGAATCCTCAGAATATCCTGAATTTTGCCAGTAAACAAATGCAAAATTTCCATGGACAGATGAATGTGTTCAAAGCTGAATTGGAACGTTGGAAAAAAGGGAAATATACAGTCGTCATACTTGGACAGGATGAAGAACGGGTAAAAAAGCTGCATTCGGTTTTAGCCGATTATGATATAGAGGCTGCAGAACTGTTTAATGCGGACAGCATTCTTCCAGGTAAAGTACAGATTTTACGCGGCAGTCTAAATAGCGGCTTTGAATTACCTATGCAAAAGTTCAGTATCATTACGGAAACGGAATTGTTTAATAAGAAGTCAAAAAAATCAATACGGAGACAAAAACTATCGAATGCGGAGCGAATCAAGAGTTATTCCGAACTGAAGATCGGTGACTATGTCGTTCATGTTAACCACGGTATCGGTAAATACTTGGGAATTGAAACCCTTACGATAAATGGGGTCCATAAAGATTACCTGAATATTCGTTATCAAGCGGATGACAAATTGTATGTTCCTGTCGACCAAATTGATCTTGTCCAAAAATATGTCGGTTCTGAAGGAAAAGAACCGAAGCTTTATAAGCTAGGCGGAACGGAATGGAAACGTGTCAAAAGTAAGGTTCAATCATCCGTTGAGAACATTGCCGATGATTTAATCAAATTATACGCAGAAAGGGAAGCCGCAAAGGGCTATGCCTTTTCACCTGATGGTGATATGCAGAGGGAATTTGAAACATCATTCGCTTATAACGAAACGGAAGATCAATTACGTTCTATAGTCGAAATCAAAAAGGATATGGAACGGGAACGGCCAATGGATCGTTTATTATGCGGTGATGTTGGATATGGGAAGACTGAGGTGGCCATCCGGGCCGCTTTTAAAGCCATAATGGATGGCAAGCAAGTTGCATTTCTTGTTCCGACCACAATCCTCGCCCAGCAGCACTATGAAACATTAAGGGAGCGTTTTCAGGATTATCCGATTTCGATTGGTCTCATGAGCCGTTTCCGCACTAAAAAACAGCAAACCGAGACGATTAAAGGATTGAAGGCCGGCACAGTGGATATCGTGGTTGGCACGCATAGGATTTTATCCAAAGATATCGTGTACCGCGATTTGGGATTGCTTATCATTGATGAAGAACAGCGCTTTGGCGTTACACATAAGGAAAAAATCAAAAGGTTAAAAACGAATGTGGATGTACTGACATTGACTGCGACACCGATTCCAAGGACCCTTCATATGTCGATGTTGGGCGTGAGGGATCTGTCCGTCATCGAAACACCGCCTGAGAACCGGTTCCCGATCCAAACTTATGTCATGGAGTATAATGGCTCATTGGTAACGGAAGCGATAGAACGGGAATTGGCCAGGGATGGTCAGGTTTATTTCCTTTACAATCGGGTAGAGGATATAGCAAGAAAAGCAGAAGAAATTTCCATGCTGGTGCCCGATGCCCGAGTCACCTATGCTCATGGGCAAATGACAGAGCAAGAGCTGGAAGCCGTCATGTTCGGCTTTTTAGAAGGTGAATATGATGTTTTGGTAAGTACAACCATTATAGAGACGGGTGTCGATATCCCGAATGTCAATACGCTTATCGTGAATGAAGCGGATAGAATGGGACTTTCACAGCTCTATCAGCTGCGTGGACGTGTAGGACGTTCCAATCGGGTGGCATATGCATTCTTCACTTATAGGAAAGATAAAGTGTTGACGGAAGTGGCAGAAAAACGGCTTCAATCCATTAAGGAATTTACAGAATTGGGTTCAGGGTTCAAAATCGCGATGCGTGATTTATCCATCAGGGGAGCTGGAAACATTCTAGGGGCTCAACAACATGGCTTCATCGATTCAGTTGGTTTTGATCTGTATTCACAAATGTTGAAAGAAGCTGTAGATGCGAAACGTAATGATCAGCCAGCCGAAGAAAAGAATACCCTGGAAATTGACGTTGAGGTGGATGCTTATATCCCTGATGCCTACATAATGGATGGACATCAGAAAATAGAAATGTATAAAAGGTTCAGAGGGATTGCGTCGCTTGAAGAAGTGGAAGAATTACAGGATGAAATGATCGATCGTTTCGGAGAATACCCAGAAGAAGTTTCCTATTTATTCATGATTGCTGAAATGAAGGTATATGCTGAAAAGGCCGGAATTGAAAGCATTAAACAATTAAAGCAGGAAATCAGCATTCTCCTTAGGGAAAAGGTCAGCAGCGATGTGGATGGACAAAAGGTGTTCGAGCTGGGATCGAAGTATGGCCGAATGGTGGGCTTTGGCATGGACGGCAATCGAATGAAACTGGTCCTGCACATAAAAGGTGTAGAACAAAGCAAATGGCTTAATATCTTATTTGAGATGACCAAGGGTTTACAGTATGTAAAAAAAGAGACGCAAGCCACTAAAAACTAA
- a CDS encoding FtsB family cell division protein, with protein MSSLRKKKVAKMENPYVAQQEKKVQTVEKKKRGLMRRLTLYSVFAAVFLIFAVSTLITQNVALDEKVKQKEEMKGKLAELKKDETLLKEEIVKLNDDDYIAKIARRDYFLSEKGEIIFTLPKGKEDSD; from the coding sequence ATGAGTAGCCTGCGTAAAAAGAAAGTGGCAAAAATGGAAAATCCCTACGTCGCTCAACAAGAGAAAAAAGTACAAACCGTAGAAAAAAAGAAGCGTGGTCTAATGCGTAGATTAACCCTTTACTCAGTTTTCGCCGCTGTCTTTTTGATTTTTGCTGTTTCCACCCTCATAACGCAAAATGTTGCACTGGATGAGAAAGTTAAACAAAAGGAAGAAATGAAGGGGAAGTTAGCCGAATTGAAAAAAGACGAGACCCTTCTTAAAGAAGAAATCGTAAAGCTTAATGACGACGATTATATAGCGAAAATAGCCAGACGGGATTATTTCTTATCTGAAAAAGGTGAAATCATTTTTACCCTTCCAAAAGGGAAGGAAGATAGTGACTAA
- the pth gene encoding aminoacyl-tRNA hydrolase, which produces MKIIVGLGNPGKQYEKTRHNVGFEVIDELSKRWSIPLDQAKHKGIYGAGMVKGEKVLLLKPLTYMNLSGESISAVMHFFKVDIADVVIIYDDLDLPPGKLRLRQKGSAGGHNGIKSSIAHLGTQEFNRIRIGIGRPIGRIPVSDYVLGRFSPEEWDHVGATIEKSAASCEAWMEKPFIQVMNEYNQ; this is translated from the coding sequence CCAGGTAAACAGTATGAAAAAACCCGGCATAACGTCGGATTTGAAGTAATAGATGAGTTATCCAAAAGATGGTCGATTCCGCTTGATCAAGCAAAACATAAGGGAATATATGGTGCAGGGATGGTAAAGGGAGAAAAAGTTTTATTGCTTAAACCATTAACCTATATGAATTTGTCAGGCGAATCCATTTCGGCTGTCATGCATTTCTTTAAGGTGGATATCGCGGATGTGGTCATTATCTATGATGACCTTGATTTGCCTCCAGGGAAGCTCCGCCTTCGTCAAAAGGGTAGTGCAGGCGGTCATAATGGGATAAAATCATCAATTGCCCATTTGGGTACGCAAGAATTCAATCGAATCAGAATAGGCATTGGCCGCCCGATTGGCCGTATTCCGGTATCTGATTATGTATTGGGGCGTTTTTCGCCTGAAGAATGGGATCATGTCGGGGCAACGATCGAAAAAAGCGCAGCTTCTTGTGAAGCTTGGATGGAAAAGCCATTTATACAGGTCATGAACGAATATAACCAATAA
- the yabP gene encoding sporulation protein YabP, protein MSQYIDPNAGYTKGTTQEHDVTMKGRRLLDITGVKQVESFDNEEFLLETSMGFLSIRGQNLQMKNLDVDKGIVSIKGKIFDLVYLDEQSGEKAKGFFGKLFK, encoded by the coding sequence ATGAGCCAATATATTGATCCGAATGCTGGTTACACAAAAGGAACGACCCAAGAGCATGATGTAACGATGAAAGGCCGCCGTTTGCTTGATATTACCGGTGTCAAACAAGTTGAAAGTTTCGATAATGAAGAATTTCTGCTCGAAACGTCAATGGGTTTCTTATCTATCCGGGGCCAAAACTTGCAAATGAAGAATTTAGACGTTGATAAAGGCATCGTTTCGATTAAGGGAAAGATTTTCGACCTTGTTTATTTAGATGAGCAATCAGGGGAGAAAGCTAAAGGCTTCTTTGGCAAGTTGTTCAAATGA
- a CDS encoding anti-sigma-F factor Fin family protein — MALHYRCRHCGTKLGSIEAHSLSTEQLGFNQLTDEERQEMIVYDSEGDMHVRAICEDCHETLQRNPDLYENDYIIH, encoded by the coding sequence ATGGCTCTCCATTATCGATGCCGACATTGCGGAACTAAGCTGGGCTCAATCGAGGCACACTCACTGAGTACGGAGCAGTTAGGTTTTAATCAACTTACCGATGAAGAGCGACAAGAGATGATCGTTTATGATTCTGAAGGGGATATGCATGTAAGGGCGATATGTGAAGATTGCCATGAAACGCTGCAAAGAAACCCTGATTTGTATGAAAACGATTATATTATTCATTAG
- a CDS encoding S1 domain-containing RNA-binding protein: MSIEVGSKLQGKVTGITNFGAFVELPQGSTGLVHISEVADNYVKDINDHLKVGDTVEVKVINVKDGKIGLSIKKAIDRPEAEQKPAYTPRPRQGRGNDSRSKDFRSKGNGFQPKENFEQKMAKFLKDSEDRLTTLKRSTETKRGGRGGRRG, from the coding sequence ATGTCAATCGAAGTAGGCAGCAAGTTACAAGGTAAAGTAACAGGCATAACTAATTTTGGTGCATTTGTAGAGCTACCTCAAGGTTCAACCGGTCTTGTCCATATCAGTGAAGTGGCTGATAACTATGTCAAGGATATCAATGATCATTTAAAAGTGGGCGATACAGTTGAGGTGAAAGTCATCAACGTTAAAGATGGCAAGATCGGCTTGTCCATAAAAAAAGCGATAGACCGTCCTGAAGCTGAGCAAAAACCTGCATACACACCACGTCCGCGCCAAGGAAGAGGGAATGACAGCCGTTCCAAAGACTTCCGCTCGAAAGGTAATGGTTTCCAGCCTAAAGAAAACTTTGAGCAAAAAATGGCTAAATTCTTAAAAGATAGCGAAGACCGCTTAACGACCCTTAAACGTAGCACCGAAACGAAACGGGGAGGTCGAGGAGGAAGACGCGGATAA
- a CDS encoding putative polysaccharide biosynthesis protein translates to MAEKPFKTSNELFRGALILSAAAIIVKVLSAAYRIPYQNIAGDIGFYIYQQVYPFYGVAFTLSTLGFPVVISKLIAERDSSKHNFAVKDILVTSFVVLSSIGVMMFAALFLGADWIAGWMKDPHLAGLLRIVAYSYLLMPISSVLRGHFQGINDMLPTASSQVAEQCIRVLTILVLSTIFVSQGYSHYVVGKGAVLGSITGGITGLVLLIAFVILREEWKLFLRMRIKPVNFIKISKALIFQGLAFCITGLILILFQFVDSLHLYSLLRETGMGEREAKEWKGVYDRGQPLLQLGTVVANSFALALVPVISGFVQRKSEHELLNKIKLALRVSATIGLAAAIGLVVTMKPVNHMLFTDNKGTITLAIFSLSILFTSLIMAEAAVIQSLGHSFVPVIITIVGVGSKWALNLVLVPHYKIAGAASATVLAFMIMSVLFYVVLRVQIKKPLIEKRHVLIILKSTVYMGTAVVLFNSLFELMLSGESRLLATIQALIGVGIGAAVFVMTAIRAGLFGEEELSLIPAGSKLKRFIITNRSMRNHE, encoded by the coding sequence ATGGCTGAAAAGCCTTTTAAAACATCAAATGAACTTTTCCGGGGAGCGCTGATTTTGAGCGCAGCGGCGATTATCGTAAAAGTATTGAGCGCGGCCTACCGCATACCATATCAGAACATTGCGGGTGACATCGGGTTTTATATCTATCAACAGGTTTATCCCTTCTACGGTGTTGCTTTTACATTATCAACACTCGGCTTTCCGGTAGTCATATCTAAACTTATTGCAGAACGGGACTCCTCCAAACATAACTTTGCGGTCAAGGACATTTTAGTGACTTCATTCGTCGTCTTAAGTTCGATAGGAGTCATGATGTTTGCTGCACTATTCCTTGGAGCTGATTGGATTGCAGGGTGGATGAAGGATCCGCATTTAGCCGGTCTGCTGAGAATCGTTGCCTACTCCTATTTATTAATGCCGATTTCATCTGTGTTAAGAGGCCATTTTCAAGGAATAAACGACATGCTGCCTACGGCAAGTTCGCAGGTCGCTGAACAATGCATCCGTGTGTTGACGATTCTGGTTCTTTCCACAATATTCGTTTCTCAGGGCTATTCTCATTATGTGGTCGGCAAGGGGGCTGTCCTCGGTTCGATCACCGGCGGCATAACTGGACTGGTACTGCTTATTGCTTTCGTTATTTTAAGAGAAGAATGGAAGCTTTTTTTACGAATGAGAATCAAACCTGTAAATTTCATCAAAATCTCCAAAGCCCTGATTTTTCAAGGGCTTGCCTTTTGCATAACTGGCTTGATCCTTATCTTGTTTCAGTTTGTCGATTCATTGCACCTGTATTCCTTACTGAGGGAAACGGGAATGGGGGAAAGGGAAGCAAAAGAATGGAAAGGGGTATATGATCGAGGACAGCCGTTGCTTCAGCTAGGTACAGTCGTAGCCAATTCTTTTGCATTGGCGCTTGTACCTGTAATATCCGGATTCGTTCAGAGGAAAAGTGAGCATGAATTATTGAATAAGATCAAATTGGCGCTTCGAGTAAGTGCGACGATAGGACTTGCTGCTGCGATTGGGCTGGTGGTGACGATGAAGCCTGTCAACCATATGCTGTTCACAGATAACAAAGGGACGATTACTTTAGCAATTTTCTCTTTATCGATCTTATTCACATCCCTCATAATGGCAGAAGCGGCAGTGATTCAAAGTTTAGGCCATTCGTTCGTGCCGGTGATCATCACGATTGTGGGGGTTGGCAGCAAGTGGGCTTTGAACCTTGTTCTAGTGCCCCATTACAAGATCGCGGGAGCAGCCTCGGCAACAGTGCTTGCGTTTATGATCATGTCTGTATTATTTTATGTGGTATTGAGGGTACAGATCAAAAAGCCATTAATTGAAAAGAGGCACGTGTTAATAATTTTGAAGAGTACGGTTTACATGGGTACGGCGGTTGTTTTATTCAATAGTTTATTCGAATTGATGTTATCAGGCGAGAGCCGCTTGTTAGCTACGATCCAAGCTTTGATCGGTGTAGGGATCGGTGCGGCCGTTTTTGTGATGACGGCCATTCGTGCAGGCTTATTTGGTGAAGAAGAACTTTCACTTATACCTGCAGGTTCGAAGCTTAAACGATTTATAATAACGAATAGGAGTATGCGAAATCATGAATGA